The following are from one region of the Achromobacter xylosoxidans genome:
- the ssuE gene encoding NADPH-dependent FMN reductase, whose protein sequence is MSSPRHQAHARVLAIAGSPSQRSRSAVLLRHAAGILQPRGLSVGELGLRDIPAEDLIEGNYAGAAANALRARVAAADAVVISSPVYQASFSGGLKAVLDLLDPKALAGKVVLPIATGGSPAHLLALEYGLKPVLSALGARHILAGVYATDTQVRVDEFGAGEIDGEVRRRLEDSVERLSELVLPRAAVSNPSYDLGRLALAGGFSV, encoded by the coding sequence ATGTCATCGCCACGTCACCAGGCTCACGCCCGTGTACTCGCCATCGCCGGCAGTCCGTCGCAGCGCTCCCGTTCCGCGGTGCTGCTGCGGCACGCCGCCGGGATCCTGCAGCCGCGCGGGTTGAGCGTGGGCGAACTGGGCTTGCGCGATATCCCCGCCGAAGACCTGATAGAAGGCAATTACGCCGGCGCCGCGGCCAACGCGCTGCGTGCCCGCGTGGCGGCGGCAGATGCGGTCGTGATTTCCTCGCCGGTCTATCAGGCCTCCTTTTCCGGCGGGTTGAAGGCGGTACTGGACCTGCTGGATCCCAAGGCGCTGGCCGGCAAGGTGGTGTTGCCCATCGCCACGGGCGGCAGCCCGGCGCATCTGTTGGCGCTGGAGTACGGCTTGAAGCCCGTGTTGTCGGCGCTGGGCGCGCGCCACATCCTGGCGGGCGTCTACGCCACCGATACCCAGGTACGCGTGGACGAGTTCGGCGCGGGCGAGATAGACGGGGAAGTCCGCCGGCGGCTGGAGGACTCGGTGGAGCGCCTGTCCGAGCTGGTATTGCCGCGCGCCGCCGTTTCCAACCCATCCTACGATCTGGGCCGGCTCGCGCTAGCGGGCGGCTTCAGCGTCTGA
- a CDS encoding ABC transporter permease: MRRTRVRAAPDTPALPWLGGALLAALWLGGSETARQALPALSLLAPLLYQAVRGIRAADPALVDTGRSHDLSGWSLYWHVHLPGALPFILTGLKQGLGLLWLTLIALELFATPTAPGIPQWLGNGPPDVTILLLAIALYAVLSLGSGALVSALERWLLRWRPR; encoded by the coding sequence ATGCGCCGCACCCGCGTCCGCGCCGCTCCCGACACGCCGGCCTTGCCTTGGCTGGGAGGCGCGTTGCTCGCGGCGCTGTGGCTGGGCGGCAGCGAGACGGCCAGGCAGGCGCTGCCGGCGCTGAGCCTGCTTGCGCCGCTCCTGTACCAGGCGGTGCGCGGCATACGCGCGGCGGATCCGGCGCTGGTCGACACCGGCCGGTCCCATGACCTGAGCGGCTGGTCTCTTTATTGGCATGTGCATCTGCCGGGCGCATTGCCGTTCATCCTGACGGGCTTGAAGCAGGGGCTGGGACTGCTATGGCTGACCCTGATAGCACTGGAACTGTTCGCGACGCCGACTGCGCCGGGAATTCCGCAATGGCTGGGCAACGGTCCGCCGGACGTGACGATCCTGCTGCTGGCGATTGCGCTCTACGCGGTCCTCAGCTTGGGCTCGGGGGCGCTGGTAAGCGCGCTGGAGCGCTGGCTGCTGCGCTGGAGGCCGCGATGA
- a CDS encoding ATP-binding cassette domain-containing protein: MMFINPNEFELLQHLDVRQRTEPDEMPEAEPRTALRVTLRKLAKRHGDRIALQALDLEIAAGEFVAVVGRAGSGKSTLLHLLAGKLAPSGEQGGEPARPPLLFDNFPVWERDGRVRLLLPDARLLPWKTVLHNVALGLPGTAQAAEALRQVGLDGRGGDWPAQLSEPQRQRVALARALARRPGLLLLDEPFQGLDALSRIEAQRLLEDIWRRQGFTAVLATHDAAEAVAVADRILVLDEGGVALDERVGLARPRVRGSAAFAALEARVLRAALRLQDTPDAARPLAPVIQIRHLRLAV, encoded by the coding sequence ATGATGTTCATCAATCCCAATGAGTTCGAACTGTTGCAGCACCTGGACGTGCGCCAGCGTACGGAGCCGGACGAAATGCCCGAGGCCGAGCCGCGAACTGCGCTGCGCGTAACCTTGCGCAAGCTCGCCAAGCGCCATGGCGACCGCATCGCATTGCAGGCGTTGGACCTGGAGATTGCGGCCGGCGAGTTCGTGGCCGTGGTCGGGCGCGCAGGCAGCGGCAAGAGCACCTTGCTGCATCTGCTGGCCGGCAAGCTCGCGCCCAGCGGCGAGCAGGGCGGCGAGCCGGCCCGTCCGCCGCTGCTGTTCGACAATTTTCCCGTCTGGGAGCGTGACGGCCGCGTGCGCCTCCTGCTGCCGGACGCGCGCCTTCTGCCCTGGAAGACCGTGCTGCACAACGTCGCCCTGGGCCTGCCCGGCACGGCGCAGGCGGCCGAAGCGTTGCGCCAGGTGGGCCTGGACGGCCGCGGCGGCGACTGGCCCGCGCAGTTGTCCGAGCCGCAGCGCCAGCGCGTGGCGCTGGCCAGGGCCCTGGCGCGCCGTCCCGGCCTGTTGCTGCTGGACGAACCGTTTCAGGGGCTGGACGCGCTGAGCCGCATCGAGGCGCAGCGGCTGCTGGAGGATATCTGGCGCCGGCAGGGATTTACCGCCGTGCTGGCGACCCACGACGCGGCCGAGGCCGTGGCGGTGGCGGATCGCATCCTGGTGCTGGACGAAGGCGGCGTGGCGCTGGACGAGCGCGTCGGCCTGGCGCGTCCTCGGGTGCGCGGCTCGGCCGCATTCGCCGCGCTGGAGGCCCGCGTGCTGCGCGCCGCGTTGCGTCTGCAAGACACGCCGGACGCCGCGCGGCCCTTGGCGCCCGTCATCCAGATCCGACACCTGCGGCTGGCGGTCTGA
- a CDS encoding molybdopterin-binding protein, whose translation MSIQSINARNQFRGKIKEIILGPVVSEVDVDTPAGIVTSVITTRSVKELGLEVGTEVLAFVKATEVSVAKL comes from the coding sequence ATGAGCATTCAATCCATCAACGCCCGCAACCAGTTCCGCGGCAAGATCAAGGAGATCATCCTGGGTCCGGTGGTGTCCGAGGTGGACGTGGATACGCCGGCCGGCATCGTGACCTCGGTGATCACCACCCGGTCGGTCAAGGAACTGGGCTTGGAGGTCGGCACCGAGGTGCTGGCTTTCGTCAAGGCGACCGAGGTTTCCGTCGCCAAACTGTGA
- a CDS encoding DUF3300 domain-containing protein — protein sequence MRRLQRWFIGWLCLGLAVCLPATAQTKLDNAQLDQLMAPVALYPDSLLSQILMGATYPDDVAAAAKWSAAHTSESGDQAVKAVEGESWDPSVKSLVAFPSVMDMMGRQPDWVKSVGDAFLAQPDAVMDSVQRLRVQAQKAGNLKSTPQQKVTSSTTNDKTVVVIEPADPQVVYVPSYNPTVVYGTWAYPSYPPYYYPPPPGSVFATSLVAGIGFGLGVAAVNSMWGGFDWGHNDVDIDVNRYNNINVNQRIDRNNINNNRTTWQHNPANRGNTPYADQASRQRFDSQRQAGVQNRAQGQGGRSPGAAAAPNSRDAARQRAAQSFEGRTGQSIPGHAEPGAGRGQGAGRGDAAANRGQGQGQQRAGQGGQGGQGARDRAQGGGQAQHNRPSNSVSTQDRQAAAQRQRADEAAARDRGRASNSANALSGAGNGDQMRQQHTRSEMNRGGGGGGPRGGGHAGGGRGGGGGGGGHFGGRR from the coding sequence ATGCGTCGACTGCAACGATGGTTCATCGGCTGGTTATGCCTGGGGTTGGCTGTGTGCCTTCCCGCCACGGCGCAGACCAAGCTGGACAACGCGCAACTGGATCAATTGATGGCGCCCGTGGCGCTGTATCCGGATTCGCTGCTCTCGCAAATCCTCATGGGCGCGACCTACCCCGACGATGTCGCGGCGGCCGCCAAATGGTCGGCCGCGCATACCTCGGAATCCGGCGACCAGGCCGTCAAGGCGGTCGAGGGCGAATCCTGGGATCCCAGCGTCAAATCCCTGGTGGCCTTCCCGTCGGTCATGGACATGATGGGCCGCCAGCCGGACTGGGTGAAATCCGTGGGCGACGCCTTCCTGGCGCAGCCCGACGCCGTCATGGATTCGGTCCAGCGGCTGCGCGTCCAGGCGCAGAAGGCCGGCAACCTGAAGAGCACGCCGCAGCAGAAGGTCACCTCCAGCACGACCAACGACAAGACCGTCGTGGTGATCGAGCCGGCCGATCCGCAGGTCGTGTACGTGCCCAGCTACAACCCGACGGTGGTGTACGGCACCTGGGCCTACCCCTCCTATCCGCCTTACTACTACCCGCCGCCTCCGGGTTCGGTGTTCGCCACCTCGCTGGTGGCCGGCATCGGCTTCGGCCTGGGCGTGGCCGCGGTCAACTCCATGTGGGGCGGGTTCGATTGGGGGCATAACGACGTCGACATCGACGTCAATCGCTACAACAACATCAACGTCAACCAGCGCATCGACCGCAACAACATCAACAACAACAGGACCACCTGGCAGCACAACCCGGCCAACCGCGGCAACACCCCGTATGCGGACCAGGCCAGCCGCCAACGTTTCGACAGCCAGCGTCAGGCTGGCGTGCAGAACCGGGCGCAGGGCCAGGGCGGCCGCTCGCCGGGCGCGGCGGCAGCGCCGAACTCCCGCGATGCCGCGCGCCAGCGCGCGGCGCAGTCGTTCGAAGGCCGCACCGGGCAGTCCATCCCCGGCCATGCCGAACCGGGCGCGGGGCGCGGCCAGGGGGCGGGCCGAGGCGATGCTGCGGCGAACCGCGGGCAAGGCCAAGGGCAACAACGGGCCGGACAGGGCGGGCAGGGGGGGCAAGGGGCTCGCGACCGGGCGCAAGGCGGCGGGCAGGCGCAGCACAACCGGCCGTCCAACAGCGTGTCCACGCAGGACCGCCAAGCTGCAGCCCAGCGCCAGCGCGCCGACGAAGCGGCCGCGCGTGACCGTGGCCGCGCCTCCAATAGCGCCAACGCGCTGAGCGGCGCCGGCAACGGCGACCAAATGCGGCAGCAGCACACGCGCAGCGAGATGAACCGCGGCGGCGGTGGCGGCGGTCCGCGCGGCGGCGGACACGCAGGCGGCGGACGCGGTGGTGGTGGCGGCGGCGGCGGACATTTCGGCGGCCGGAGATAA
- a CDS encoding DUF2950 family protein: MTIARLRALGAASLLALGLAAPAAAQSLYPSPQAAADAFVDAMATGDLDGLAKVLGPNHSKIVPGGVAQDDIYRFLAAWSRKHEIVADGGRSWLAVGDSGWTLPVPIVRAGQGWRFDPAAGTAEIRRRAIGRNELTAIETLRELQAAQGRYKDGVGQGRYASRLVSRPGQRDGLYWPEVPGAPQQAYGLDALSMGPEVPLDDAYYGYRYKVIPGADGGSYHIVAWPARYGQTGIDSFVVGPDGRVLEADLGPSSAARAAALRERDIRAGTWTDADVQPVGSK; encoded by the coding sequence ATGACCATTGCTCGTTTGCGCGCGCTGGGCGCCGCGTCGCTGCTGGCGCTGGGCCTTGCGGCCCCCGCCGCGGCGCAAAGCCTGTATCCGAGTCCGCAGGCCGCCGCCGACGCCTTCGTCGACGCCATGGCCACTGGCGACCTCGACGGACTGGCCAAGGTGTTGGGGCCGAATCACAGCAAGATCGTGCCGGGCGGCGTGGCGCAGGACGACATCTACCGTTTCCTGGCGGCCTGGTCGCGCAAGCACGAGATCGTGGCCGATGGCGGCCGTTCCTGGCTGGCGGTCGGGGATTCGGGCTGGACCCTGCCCGTGCCCATCGTGCGCGCCGGGCAGGGCTGGCGTTTCGACCCGGCGGCGGGCACGGCGGAAATCCGCCGCCGCGCGATCGGCCGCAACGAACTGACCGCCATCGAGACCCTGCGGGAGCTGCAGGCCGCGCAAGGTCGTTACAAGGACGGCGTGGGCCAGGGGCGCTACGCGAGCCGCCTGGTCAGCCGTCCGGGACAACGCGACGGGCTGTACTGGCCCGAGGTGCCGGGCGCCCCGCAGCAGGCCTATGGCTTGGACGCGCTCAGCATGGGGCCGGAGGTGCCGCTGGACGATGCTTATTACGGCTACCGGTACAAGGTGATACCGGGCGCGGACGGCGGCTCGTATCACATCGTCGCGTGGCCGGCGCGTTACGGGCAGACCGGCATCGACTCCTTCGTCGTCGGCCCCGACGGGCGCGTGTTGGAGGCCGACCTGGGACCCTCGTCCGCAGCGCGCGCCGCGGCCTTGCGGGAACGCGATATCCGTGCCGGAACCTGGACCGATGCCGACGTGCAACCCGTTGGCAGCAAATGA
- a CDS encoding beta-propeller fold lactonase family protein — protein sequence MHFVRYALFGVGMALSAAAASAPIFVLNSLDANVSIVDPATYKELRRVPTGKEPHHLYLTPDEKSLMVANATSDSITLMDPKTGEVQRTLTGIVDPYQLQFSPDMKWFVTAANRLDHIDIYSWHPLEKGFDLKLVKRIQAGKTPSHIMIDKNSTTAYVTLQDSDQLIAIDLATQTPKWTVSVGKTPADVFLTPDQKTLLVALTGDSYVEAYDVSNGPAKLVTRIKTAAGAHAFRAQGDHRHLFVSNRTANSISRIDLQTLAVTDTFPVPGGPDCMDVLADGKTLLVTSRWARKLTVVDLEQKKVVNQVPVGKSPHGVWTLNHAPTR from the coding sequence ATGCATTTTGTCCGCTACGCCCTGTTCGGCGTAGGGATGGCGCTTAGCGCCGCGGCCGCCTCGGCCCCGATTTTCGTCCTGAACTCCCTGGACGCCAACGTCAGCATCGTTGATCCGGCCACCTACAAGGAATTGCGGCGCGTGCCCACGGGCAAAGAGCCGCATCACCTGTACCTGACCCCCGACGAAAAGTCGCTCATGGTGGCCAACGCCACCAGCGATTCGATCACGCTGATGGATCCCAAGACCGGTGAAGTGCAGCGCACGCTGACCGGTATCGTCGATCCCTACCAGCTGCAATTCTCGCCGGACATGAAGTGGTTCGTGACCGCGGCCAACCGCCTGGACCACATCGACATCTATTCCTGGCATCCGCTGGAAAAGGGCTTCGACCTCAAGCTGGTCAAGCGCATCCAGGCCGGCAAGACGCCCAGCCACATCATGATCGACAAGAACAGCACCACGGCCTACGTGACGCTGCAGGACAGCGATCAGCTCATTGCCATCGACCTGGCCACGCAGACGCCGAAATGGACGGTGTCGGTGGGCAAGACGCCCGCCGACGTGTTCCTGACGCCCGACCAGAAGACATTGCTGGTGGCACTGACCGGCGATTCCTACGTCGAGGCCTACGACGTCAGCAACGGCCCGGCCAAGCTGGTGACGCGCATCAAGACCGCCGCGGGCGCCCACGCCTTCCGTGCGCAGGGCGACCACCGCCACCTGTTCGTCAGCAACCGCACCGCCAACTCCATCAGCCGCATCGACCTGCAGACGCTGGCCGTCACCGATACCTTCCCGGTGCCGGGCGGTCCGGACTGCATGGACGTGCTGGCCGACGGCAAGACCCTGCTGGTCACTTCGCGCTGGGCCCGCAAGCTCACCGTGGTGGACCTGGAGCAGAAAAAGGTGGTCAATCAGGTGCCGGTGGGCAAGTCGCCCCACGGCGTCTGGACGCTGAACCATGCTCCCACGCGGTAG
- a CDS encoding polysaccharide deacetylase family protein, with amino-acid sequence MAAPATCDKPVYLTFDTGHMGVAPLIADVLARHNVKVTFFLANERTLTDGSSLDDVWAPWWKARAAEGHVFGSHTYDHVYWQADLPDGKFRVKPSAGPDAGKRAEWTPEQYCAEIKRSVTRFHQMTGKNMLPIYRAPGGKTSPALLKAAKACGFEHVGWAPAGFLGDELPSDKYPNARLLDQALRTIKPGDILLAHLGIWSRQDPWAPAVLEPLIEGLQRKGYCFATLDTHPSYRDWIATHH; translated from the coding sequence ATGGCCGCGCCCGCTACCTGCGACAAACCGGTCTACCTGACGTTCGATACCGGCCACATGGGCGTGGCCCCGCTGATCGCCGACGTGCTGGCCCGACACAACGTCAAGGTGACGTTTTTCCTGGCCAACGAGCGCACGCTGACCGACGGCTCCAGCCTGGACGACGTGTGGGCGCCCTGGTGGAAAGCGCGCGCGGCCGAAGGCCATGTCTTCGGCTCGCACACCTACGACCACGTCTATTGGCAGGCGGATCTCCCCGACGGCAAGTTCCGCGTCAAGCCCAGCGCCGGTCCGGACGCGGGCAAGCGCGCCGAATGGACGCCCGAGCAGTATTGCGCCGAGATCAAGCGGTCCGTCACCCGTTTCCATCAGATGACGGGCAAGAACATGCTGCCGATCTACCGCGCGCCGGGCGGCAAGACCTCGCCCGCGCTGCTGAAGGCGGCCAAGGCCTGCGGCTTCGAGCACGTGGGCTGGGCGCCCGCCGGTTTCCTGGGCGACGAACTGCCCAGCGACAAATACCCCAACGCCCGCCTGCTGGACCAGGCGCTGCGCACCATCAAGCCCGGCGACATCCTGCTGGCGCACCTGGGCATCTGGTCGCGCCAGGACCCCTGGGCGCCGGCCGTGCTGGAGCCGCTGATTGAAGGTTTGCAGCGCAAGGGCTATTGTTTTGCTACCTTGGATACGCATCCGTCCTACCGCGATTGGATCGCTACGCATCATTGA
- a CDS encoding sterol desaturase family protein, with product MDTLSQLFGECQQWLFETAIQPALFHLGMSNFIEDGYDATMWLLVGLLQVAVLVLVFGPLQRLRPVEAVTDRRQIGIDVLYTLIHRLGAFRLVLFFTVEPLWDSVFGQLHVWGFAPFQLDQYWPGVTDKAWVSLIIYLLLFDAVDYFYHRAQHRFGWLWALHAVHHSQRQMTMWSDDRNHLLDDMLRDVLVVFVSQLVGVPPAQFVMVVAITQLAQSFSHANLRMHFGAIGERLLVSPRFHRHHHSIAYDASSPGPAGGYNFGALFPIWDVLFRTARFGVGYGPTGIHDQQAELGGRDYGRGFWSQQWLGLKRMVGRDREPAAAPPSPPASVERA from the coding sequence ATGGATACGCTTAGTCAATTGTTCGGAGAGTGCCAGCAATGGCTCTTCGAAACGGCGATTCAGCCCGCGCTGTTCCACCTGGGCATGAGCAACTTCATCGAGGACGGCTACGACGCCACCATGTGGTTGTTGGTCGGCCTGCTGCAGGTCGCCGTGCTGGTGCTGGTGTTCGGCCCGCTGCAGCGCCTGCGTCCGGTCGAGGCCGTCACCGACCGCCGCCAGATCGGCATCGATGTGCTCTACACGCTGATCCACCGGTTGGGCGCTTTCCGGCTGGTGCTGTTCTTCACGGTGGAGCCGCTATGGGATAGCGTGTTCGGCCAGTTGCACGTCTGGGGGTTCGCGCCGTTCCAGCTGGACCAGTACTGGCCCGGCGTGACGGACAAGGCCTGGGTCAGCCTGATCATCTACCTGTTGCTGTTCGACGCGGTGGACTACTTCTACCACCGGGCCCAGCACCGTTTCGGCTGGCTCTGGGCCCTGCACGCCGTGCACCACAGCCAACGCCAGATGACCATGTGGAGCGACGACCGCAACCACCTGCTGGACGACATGCTGCGCGACGTGCTGGTGGTGTTCGTGTCGCAGCTGGTGGGCGTGCCGCCGGCGCAGTTCGTCATGGTGGTGGCCATCACCCAGTTGGCGCAGAGCTTCTCGCACGCCAACCTGCGCATGCATTTCGGCGCCATCGGCGAGCGCCTGCTGGTCAGCCCGCGCTTTCACCGGCACCACCACTCCATCGCCTACGACGCCTCGTCGCCGGGACCGGCGGGCGGCTACAACTTCGGCGCGCTGTTCCCCATCTGGGACGTGCTGTTCCGCACTGCCCGCTTTGGCGTGGGCTACGGCCCCACGGGCATCCATGACCAGCAGGCGGAGCTGGGCGGACGCGATTACGGCCGCGGCTTCTGGTCGCAGCAGTGGCTGGGCTTGAAGCGCATGGTGGGCCGCGACCGCGAACCCGCCGCCGCGCCGCCGTCGCCTCCGGCCTCGGTGGAACGCGCCTGA
- a CDS encoding acyl-CoA thioesterase, with translation MDEAFSHQLSMTILMTPDMANFSGNVHGGTILKYLDQVAYACASRYAGQYVVTLSVDQVVFREPIHVGELVTFLAAVNYTGRTSMEIGIKVVTEDIRKKLVRHTNSCYFTMVAVDEQGAPTAVPPLEPRNLEEKQRMEAARLRRELRQEMERRHGEIKRETTHDAQP, from the coding sequence ATGGACGAAGCCTTTAGCCACCAATTGTCGATGACCATCCTGATGACGCCGGACATGGCGAATTTCTCAGGGAATGTGCACGGCGGAACCATCCTCAAGTACCTGGACCAGGTGGCCTACGCCTGTGCCAGCCGGTACGCCGGCCAATACGTGGTGACCCTGTCCGTGGACCAGGTCGTGTTCCGCGAACCCATCCACGTGGGCGAACTGGTGACTTTCCTGGCGGCGGTGAACTACACCGGCCGCACGTCCATGGAAATCGGCATCAAGGTCGTCACCGAGGACATCCGCAAGAAGCTCGTGCGCCATACCAATAGCTGCTATTTCACGATGGTTGCGGTGGATGAGCAGGGCGCGCCGACCGCGGTGCCGCCGCTGGAACCGCGCAACCTGGAAGAAAAACAGCGCATGGAAGCCGCCCGGCTGCGCCGCGAACTACGCCAGGAAATGGAACGCAGGCACGGCGAGATCAAGCGGGAAACCACGCACGACGCGCAGCCCTGA
- a CDS encoding DUF1254 domain-containing protein has translation MRRLVALALSITATLAPATLTRAAPAALTPAAAATEAAHQAGMGGYLYFYPLVTMDLTRRQFTHPSRGAEGAPANTFLHGRALPQPGAATPWANPDMLRSVGWLDLTSGPVVLSVPDTQGRLYALTLLDMWTDVFATLGKRSTGTAKGNTVIVPPGWSGVLPSGMARIDAPTAYVWAKNLIQADGPADYPAVHVLQDGFQLTPLAQWNLPVQAQRAKADPSLNLRIPVREQVESMPTDAYFEYAAELLRKNPPHATDQPVLARLRGAGLAAGRPFDFAQLDHPAKQGLRRGLRAARERMTAAAGATVRSVNGWHQETASIGVYGNSYLRRALAAQAQPGAGLPEDLSVLLLAADSQGAPLDGAHGYTLHFESGQLPPAAALWSLAAYDAQGMPSANPLNRYALGDRDPLRYNADGSLDLRISHAPPAPEEQSNWLPLPAAGAVSVLLRVYAPEPALLDGLWTPPALLRDTPPEDTPQESPEAAEKTQP, from the coding sequence ATGCGCCGCCTTGTTGCCCTGGCCTTGTCCATCACCGCCACGCTCGCGCCAGCCACGCTGACCCGCGCGGCCCCGGCCGCCCTGACTCCCGCCGCGGCCGCCACCGAAGCCGCCCACCAAGCGGGCATGGGAGGCTATCTCTACTTCTACCCGCTGGTCACGATGGACCTGACCCGCCGCCAGTTCACCCACCCGTCCCGCGGCGCCGAGGGCGCGCCGGCCAATACCTTTCTGCATGGGCGGGCGCTGCCGCAGCCGGGCGCGGCCACTCCCTGGGCCAATCCGGACATGCTGCGCAGCGTCGGCTGGCTGGACCTGACGTCCGGGCCGGTGGTGCTGTCGGTGCCGGATACCCAAGGCCGGCTCTATGCGCTGACGCTGCTGGACATGTGGACGGATGTGTTCGCCACGCTGGGCAAGCGCAGCACCGGCACGGCCAAGGGCAATACCGTGATCGTGCCGCCGGGCTGGAGCGGCGTGCTGCCCTCGGGCATGGCGCGCATCGACGCGCCCACGGCCTACGTATGGGCCAAGAATCTGATCCAGGCGGATGGACCCGCCGACTACCCAGCGGTCCACGTCTTGCAAGACGGCTTCCAGCTGACGCCGCTGGCGCAATGGAACCTGCCCGTGCAAGCGCAGCGGGCGAAGGCCGATCCCTCCCTGAATCTGCGCATCCCGGTGCGCGAGCAGGTCGAGTCCATGCCGACCGACGCCTACTTCGAATATGCGGCCGAGCTGCTGCGCAAGAACCCGCCGCATGCCACCGATCAGCCCGTGCTGGCCAGGCTGCGCGGCGCCGGGCTGGCCGCCGGCCGGCCGTTCGACTTCGCCCAGCTCGACCATCCCGCCAAACAGGGTTTGCGCCGCGGCCTGCGGGCGGCGCGCGAGCGCATGACGGCAGCGGCCGGCGCCACGGTGCGCAGCGTCAACGGCTGGCACCAGGAAACCGCCAGCATCGGCGTCTACGGCAATTCCTATCTGCGGCGCGCCCTGGCGGCGCAGGCGCAGCCAGGCGCGGGCCTGCCCGAAGACCTGAGCGTGCTGCTGCTGGCGGCCGACAGCCAAGGCGCACCGCTGGATGGCGCGCACGGCTACACGCTGCATTTTGAAAGCGGCCAACTGCCGCCCGCCGCGGCGCTGTGGTCGCTAGCGGCCTACGACGCGCAAGGCATGCCGTCGGCCAATCCGCTGAACCGCTACGCGCTGGGCGACCGCGATCCTTTGCGGTACAACGCCGACGGTTCGCTGGACCTGCGCATCAGCCATGCGCCGCCCGCGCCCGAGGAACAGTCCAACTGGCTGCCGCTGCCCGCAGCCGGCGCAGTCAGCGTGCTGCTGCGCGTCTATGCGCCCGAACCCGCGCTGCTGGACGGATTGTGGACGCCGCCCGCCCTGCTGCGCGACACCCCGCCCGAAGACACCCCGCAAGAATCCCCGGAAGCCGCTGAAAAGACGCAGCCATGA